A window of Daucus carota subsp. sativus chromosome 2, DH1 v3.0, whole genome shotgun sequence genomic DNA:
TCTTCTTGAAGGTTTTGGATTTTTATGTTTTTCCAGCGTGACCAGTCTTGTCTTATGGCTGGACAAGTGAGGTCTACTTTCATCAGCTGATACGTCACTAGATTCATCCCACTCATAAGTACAGGCGGTTTTGTTACGTTCCATCAGGCTGGCCTTAGCTGCATTCCTGCCTTCATTTTCAAGATTATTGTTCTCAGCAGGAATTACATCACTTCTCTTGTCAACACAATCTAGTTTTGGCACAACATTCTTGGCCATAGCTAAGGCTTCAGGAAGAGGGTCCTTCACCATTTCTTGTAGCTCTAAAGTACTTGATCGCAGGTTTTCCTGTAATTTAGCAACTTCAGGAGTAGACAGGCAACCATAATTGTTGTTAGGCGATGCATCAGACAGGTCATCATTATCAACAATCTCGACTCCCCTTGATGTTCCAGGTGCAGCATGAACCTCGCTTCTGTGATGCACAGTTTCCCTCTGGACATCTGAACGAGGACAAAAACCAACACATTAACAGCATATATGCACTTAAGAGTATGTTGTTTCAGTATAAAACCAACATCCATGGTTATTCTCCTGACTATTGAATTGAAATGATAGTCAAGTCACAAAAGTATACAAGTAGACAACCATATCACAGCAAAAATCTCCAAGCATTGTTCTGCACTCTCCTTGTAAGATTGTTTTTTCTTACTAGTGTATATATGATAGCTTGAAAGACAATTATGATATTCTGAAGCAGGCATAGCTGAACATGTTATATAACAGCAATCATCACATTCTCCTGTTTATCTCTAAACATTTAGAGATTATTATTCAAAACTATGTAGAACCAGCCATTTTCACAGGCCCCAAAAGACATGGCATCCCTGAAATTTAAAACGTATAactaaaaatttcataaaaatttgttGGTCAAGTCAATTTTACTATACAGGTAATATGTCTAAAATTGCATATAAAAATTCAACACATTcaaaaaagagaagaaagaagTATTTAATTTCTGGCTTGGATCACACCGGTGACCATACTTCTCTCTTATTAAAATACGTATGCTTGTTGCCTATGTTTGACAAATTAGAGTATGTTATGTAATATTTCTTGTTTCTACTTAAATATGCTAacccaaatattaaaaaaaaacacagaaaAGCCGAAAACTAGCATACACAATAACCCGGAAAAGTAGAAAGAAATACACACCATGTTGAGTGTCCTCCATCCCAAACAATTGTCTCAACGGCGCGCCATCATCCTGGGTCATTGTCTGCGCTACCAATTCAAGAAAAGACGGAGGGATCATCTCCTTGGCTTCCTTGACAAAAGCCCGAAGCAGGTCACCAACCGCAACCTCCACTTTCCATTTCTCCTCCAAACCCTTCTTGACATCAGCATCCCCCAACGCCTTTTCAAAATCATCCTTCCAAGTAATCAACTCATCGCAAAGCAAACCCACATCCCCAAATTTCACCATACCCCCAACCCTAACACTCCAAATGTCCTTAACAGCCTGCTCAAAACACCCATTCTCAAATGTGCAATGCACAGCCACGGCACAATAAGCCCTCTTCATGGATTCAATTGTGATGACATTCTCTCTGTGATCTAGCTCTTCAATGTTTTCCAGTAAGGATAAAAGATGTGGGGTGGGAGCAGAGATCTGGGACTCGATTTTTCTGAGAAGAAGAAGCTTTTTGAAAGTAGAGTCGGTGTGTGAAAGAGGGAGAGATTTGAGGAGTGTGGTTAAAGTAGAATCGTGAATAGGTTGTCGGACGAAAAAATCAAGGAGCCAAGCAGAGACGTCTGTGTCCATCTTCTCCGAACCCTGCTAGACACAACCAATTATTCACCTCTTTCTATCTCTACATAAATACATAAACATCTGTATAGTAAAAAGTACATAGGTCTATTTCCCTCCTAAATTTCCCTCCTAATTTCCCACCTAAATTACCCTCCTAATCAAAAACTGTCATCTTTCTTCAGTTTGGGGTCGTAAACCAGCAGAGTTGCTTGTTAAGCCGACTCGACTCAGCTCGTTAACGAGTTCGAGTTCAAACAACTAAGAGTATTTGATAAGTTTAACGAGTCGAATTGAGTTTTTTAGTAGCtggactcgactcgttaaataTTTGATTCCGCGTTGACTGACTcgataaaaaatatgtattaaagaagaaattttaatttaagacTTTGGTTAgcttttttattttcgattttataatcaaaattttttatttttaaattatatactaAATAGACAAAGTCAAttgttgaaatttaaaaaaaataaaaaatttattaaccaACTCGGTATCGActcggttcggttcgttaaAAACTCAAATCCTGCTCGGTTTTCTACAAACTCGAGTTCGAGTCGGAAAACAAGATCGATAAGCTTATTGAGTTTGGTTCGACTCGGCAAGAAAAAAATCTGACTCGAGCTCCGTAAAACTCGTCTCGGTTCGGTTACGCTCAAAACTAGAACTACTTTTTTGTCATGATTCTCTATAGACGTAAAGATATGTAGGCATCTCGTAAGTACCCGATTCAGTCCCGAGACACGAGAGCAGTCACTAAAGAACGAATCTTACCCCTCGTTTTTGATCCAAAACAATATGAAGTCTTGTTTATTGTTTTGTGACGAATTACTAAAGGTTTGTTTGGAACTGCTGTTAAATTGTACTGTCagaaaagtgctggtaaaaaagtgttgttttaaaaagattataactatttgataatctttttgatgtttgcttattttgagttataatctaaaacaataatGTTTTAGTTAGATTTAATAGTGAGATCTGAATAGCTTCTTGCAAAAGTTGAAAAGTAGTGTTTCCAAAAGTACGAGAAGACATTGTTTTTCTAAAAgtagtttttttagttaaaagcTGTTCGTTTAGAAAAGttgcttttaaatttatcaaacaatttctCACCTAATTTTGAGCAAAAACCGATGTTATTATTTGCAACAGCAATACTAAACACTACGAAATAAACTACTACCCAGTGTTTTTAAGATGATGGGATGTTTATAGATACCGAGAACGGACAGCAAGTCGGACGTCGGAATGAAAGAGTGTCTTACTCTAATAAAAACAGATCAacctacaaactaaaaatcaatctctgattaatTTTAATAGCTAATTTTAATGACAAAACAACCCATTTGtacatcaaaaattattattttgaatataacacatttatcaaatataaacacacacaataTATATGATCATTTTGACCCGTGCGATAATAATGAATCTCATGTCACAATTACCAACACTTTTTAGAATTTGTCACCGTCGCCTACCATCCCTAATTACAGTTGCGAGCTTGCACCATAACTTACAACAACCAGCTAACTATTTACTATCATCACACACCTCCACTTCACACTGACTACTATCATGACACTCTTATACTaaaattgatcatcaataatcgacaatcaaaaattattataagctGATTTTCTTAatcatgaaaaataaaaatcactcattttattacataaaatagtaataaatgaaatataaaagagtaatttatgcaattataaataattatgaaacttatttttaatttatatttcataacttatctattattgatttatattttttttatcacgaaaatcaatatatatatataaaggaggatgcaggGTCTCTACAATCGCTCGATTCATtcttctaaattttcttgaatttcggagagaaaatatagttataattcaaaaaataaggttcaagaattctaaagatgatacaattcttttctcatTGAATTCCAaataattctaaagatgatacaatagtatttcttattaaattctaaagatgatacaattctttttatatttaataatcctAAAAAAATAGGATtccttggcaaaaaaaaaaaaataggattatatttatttaaactaataataatagataaaatacaatttatagtTACTATTTGttaagtaatatatacaattcttattttcgatacgATATATTGAAAATGtagttgaattttataaaataacaattatagaacaaatataattaaaaaatacaattttcattttcaaaagttattaaatttttctttcaaaaagaattgttaaatttataatcttattttattaatttttttcaaataatatatttaaaaaaaataaaattcagcaTCTTCCAGAATCTCACATTGTCTAAACAGGTTCGTATCGCTAAACTCACGTCGTTCCATAATGatcaacaaaaaaataacataaaacaacATCTTCGCAACCTCATTCAAATAGTATGCATGGACTTACGACCAATTTCGACAatagttcgattcagtcttataattttcttgaatttcgaatagaaaataaaattataattcaaaaaatcaaattcaaggaTCTTCTTATTTAGAaattctaaaagaaataggattttATTCAtctaaactaacaatcatagataaaatataatttatatttaaaatttataaggtaatacgtacaatttttattttcgattagtcttataattttcttaaatttcgagtagaaaatTAAGGATtatgaagataataatcatttattcaaaaaaaagataataatcattaaaaaaaactaatagcacaaaaat
This region includes:
- the LOC108208998 gene encoding uncharacterized protein LOC108208998, whose translation is MDTDVSAWLLDFFVRQPIHDSTLTTLLKSLPLSHTDSTFKKLLLLRKIESQISAPTPHLLSLLENIEELDHRENVITIESMKRAYCAVAVHCTFENGCFEQAVKDIWSVRVGGMVKFGDVGLLCDELITWKDDFEKALGDADVKKGLEEKWKVEVAVGDLLRAFVKEAKEMIPPSFLELVAQTMTQDDGAPLRQLFGMEDTQHDVQRETVHHRSEVHAAPGTSRGVEIVDNDDLSDASPNNNYGCLSTPEVAKLQENLRSSTLELQEMVKDPLPEALAMAKNVVPKLDCVDKRSDVIPAENNNLENEGRNAAKASLMERNKTACTYEWDESSDVSADESRPHLSSHKTRLVTLEKHKNPKPSRRKRKLWSNLEEDTLRAGVQKYGIGNWKLILDMYRDIFDERTDGDLKDKWRNMTA